GAATTTAGGCGGGTTTGGTGATGGAGGAATGGTTGTAACAAATAATGCAGAAACATATAAAGAAATAAAGATGCTGCGTACACACGGATACGATGGTAAATATTACAAGATATTGGGGTGGAATTTCCGTTTAGACACACTGCAGGCAGCTGTATTATTGGCAAAGATGAATTTTTTAGATAAATGGAACAAAGTGAGACAAGAAAATGCTCGATATTATGAAAATCTATTTTATGAAAGTGGTCTATTGGAAAAAGAAGTGGTGAAACTTCCCCCTGCTTTATACAGAGAGAAAGTAGAAAATTATCATACCTATCATCAGTTTGTAATTAGGGTAAAAGAAAGAGACGCATTAAGAAAATTTCTATACGATAAAGCTACAGAAACCGGCATTTATTACTCATCCCCACTACACCTACAACCGTGCTTTTCCTCATTGGGCTATCACAAGGGAGATCTTCCCGTCACCGAGCAGGTTTGTCAGGAAGTCTTAGCCTTAGCAATATATCCAGGTTTAAAAAAAGAAATGCAGAATTACATCGTTGAAGAAATAAAAGATTTTTATAAGTAAATGTTAAGATGGTATGTTGTGCAAACAAAATCATGTAAAGAGGATTTTGTAACAACTCAGCTTGCAGATGCAGGATTTGATATTTTTAATCCCAAGATGAAGAGCTTTTCTACAAGAAAAGACGGTTTCACAACCAAACCATTCTTTCCAGGCTATATATTTGTTCATACTGATATAGGCACAACACACAGAATGATTAAATACACTCGTGGTGTTTTAAAAATTTTGGCTATAGACAATGAACCCATTCCTATAGATGATGAGGTAATAGAAATAATAAAACAAAGGACGAATAAGGAAGACATTATCGAACAAACATTGACACTTCGTGAAGGTGCAAAGGTAAGAATAAAGGAAGGTGCTTTCCGTGATTTAGTTGGAATATTAGAAAGTCCTCCTGATGATAAGGGAAGAATAAAGGTTCTATTGGATATGGTAAGATATAGTGCACATGTTTCATGCAGCTGGAGACATGTAGAATTAAATGAATAGGGAGATAAAGATGAATAAAGAAGAATTATTGGAAGAAATTTCTGTTAAAACTCCATCTAAAATTATACTTATT
The DNA window shown above is from Deltaproteobacteria bacterium and carries:
- a CDS encoding DegT/DnrJ/EryC1/StrS family aminotransferase, whose translation is MRVPFLNLKLQYTEAKKEIDEEILDVLESQQFILSKKVEQLEKRVADYCGCRYAVGVSSGSDALLISLLSLNLKKGDEVITTPFTFISTASAIIHAGLKPVFVDIDESYNIDVEKIEGTISEKTRVIIPVHLFGQCAKMKKILQLKEKYNLKVIEDSAQAIGAEYPLNGKIKKTCSMGDIGCLSFYPTKNLGGFGDGGMVVTNNAETYKEIKMLRTHGYDGKYYKILGWNFRLDTLQAAVLLAKMNFLDKWNKVRQENARYYENLFYESGLLEKEVVKLPPALYREKVENYHTYHQFVIRVKERDALRKFLYDKATETGIYYSSPLHLQPCFSSLGYHKGDLPVTEQVCQEVLALAIYPGLKKEMQNYIVEEIKDFYK